Sequence from the Deinococcus radiotolerans genome:
CGGTGTTGACGTCCCCTTCAACCCGGGCGTCCGGCCCGGCCCTCAGTCCCGGTCATCGTCCGGCCAGAGCGCGGCCCGCCGCGCGGCCACTGAACAGGCAGCCGCCCAGGAAGGTGCCTTCCAGCGCGCGGTAGCCGTGGTAGCCGCCCCCGCCGAAACCGGCGACCTCGCCCGCGGCGTACAGGCCAGGAATGACCTCGCCGCCCGGCCGGAGCACCTGCCCCTGGAGGTTCGTTTCCAGGCCGCCCAGGGACTTGCGGGTCAGGACGTTCAGTTTCACGGCGATCAGCGGGCCGCTGCCCGGGTCCAGGATCGGGGCGGGTTTCGCCACGCGGATCAGTTTCTCGCTGAGGATGGCGCGCGCGCCGCGCACGACGGCCAGCTGCGGGTCCTTCCCGGCGGGATTCAGGACCTGAAGGTCGCGGTCCAGGACCTCGCGCTCCACGGTGGCGTAGTCCACCAGCGGCTGCCCGGTCAGGTCGTTCATGCCGCGCACGAGGTCCGGCAGGGTCTCCCGGACGACGAAGTCCGCGCCGTGATCCAGGAAGGCCTGGAGGGCCGGGGCGACGTTCTTCCCCAGGCGTCCCGCGACGGCCTTCAGGTCGCGGTTGGTGAGATCCGGGTTCTGCTCACTGCCGCTCAGGGCGAATTCCCGTTTGATGATGGCGCGGTTGAGCAGGAACCAGGTGTGGGGGTAGCCGCGCGTGGTGATGTGCCGCAGCGTGTCGTAGGTGCTGGCGCCCGGAATGTGCGGGAACGGCAGGCGGCGGCCGGTCGGGTCGAGCCAGAGGCTGCTGGGGCCGGGCAGGATGCGGATGGCGTGCGCGGGCCAGATGGGATTCCAGTTGCGCAGGCCCTCGGTGTAGTGCCACATGCGGTCGGGGTTGATGAGGTTCGCGCCCTGCGCCGCGACCTGCTGTTGCAGTAGGCCGTCCACGTGCTGCGGCACGCCGGACAGCAGCGCGGCGGGTGCGGGCCCGAGCCGCTCGGTGGGCCAGAAGCGCCGCACGAGCTCGTGGTTCCCGCCGATCCCGCCG
This genomic interval carries:
- a CDS encoding FAD-binding dehydrogenase, whose product is MSTPQADVIVVGAGLAGLVAAAELADAGRSVLLLDQEGERNLGGQAYWSFGGLFFVDSPEQRRLGIRDSLELARRDWEVTAAFDRPEDHWPRQWAQAYLHFAAGEKREWLHRQGMRWFPAVGWAERGGAGAGQPGNSVPRFHVTWGTGPGVLEPFERRVREHQQAGRITFHFRHRVRTLNVTAGTVHGVSGDVLEPSDAARGQPSSRVVVGDFTLNAGAVLITSGGIGGNHELVRRFWPTERLGPAPAALLSGVPQHVDGLLQQQVAAQGANLINPDRMWHYTEGLRNWNPIWPAHAIRILPGPSSLWLDPTGRRLPFPHIPGASTYDTLRHITTRGYPHTWFLLNRAIIKREFALSGSEQNPDLTNRDLKAVAGRLGKNVAPALQAFLDHGADFVVRETLPDLVRGMNDLTGQPLVDYATVEREVLDRDLQVLNPAGKDPQLAVVRGARAILSEKLIRVAKPAPILDPGSGPLIAVKLNVLTRKSLGGLETNLQGQVLRPGGEVIPGLYAAGEVAGFGGGGYHGYRALEGTFLGGCLFSGRAAGRALAGR